A part of Aegilops tauschii subsp. strangulata cultivar AL8/78 chromosome 2, Aet v6.0, whole genome shotgun sequence genomic DNA contains:
- the LOC109751703 gene encoding acyl transferase 15-like, which yields MRFAVSKSPPVMVRPSTEPVPVPGKTTATQVVQLSSWDTTYVDFQVTVLLVFDGSVHQPVEAIKKGLSRALAHYHTIAGRLAATADEDGVLLHVACTGEGVPFVATSAGCALQDHGLLDAPFTTSLLDDLAVYYPAPEGCRSTDPMLLMQVTEFACGGFTVGVTWNHTLADATGIAQFLQAVGELTRAEADASAVPSITPVRDGRAASLPLLSAPVVAAKQSLMLDLGGQGLIYLDTVVPMKLIDRIKSDYKAAHSGYCTTFEATAAVLWRCRTRAIIGDDPDGYDMSTPAPLAFFVNVRKHVGTAAGYYGNCAVAQLAFATTGEVAGAGDEGMNGLVDLIKRAKDGVPELLRGMRAGGSAVDGMGEEEIAAAFGYNALMVTCWRTIRFDDADFGGGGPARVVGRWQQTTLPCVALVSCGATGERLLTQCVRAEHAAALLAELDQRTRLA from the coding sequence ATGAGGTTCGCGGTGAGCAAGTCTCCGCCGGTGATGGTCCGGCCATCGACAGAGCCGGTGCCGGTGCCGGGGAAGACGACGGCGACGCAAGTGGTGCAACTGTCGTCGTGGGACACGACCTACGTGGACTTCCAGGTCACGGTGCTCCTCGTTTTCGACGGCTCGGTTCACCAGCCCGTGGAGGCCATCAAGAAGGGCCTCTCCCGGGCGCTCGCCCACTACCACACCATCGCCGGCCgcctcgccgccaccgccgacgaAGACGGCGTGCTCCTGCACGTCGCGTGCACCGGCGAGGGTGTGCCGTTCGTGGCCACGTCGGCGGGATGTGCCTTGCAGGATCACGGGCTCCTGGACGCGCCCTTCACAACCAGCCTCCTCGACGATCTCGCCGTGTACTATCCGGCACCTGAGGGCTGCCGGAGCACGGACCCGATGCTGCTGATGCAGGTCACCGAGTTCGCCTGCGGCGGGTTCACCGTGGGCGTGACGTGGAACCACACGCTGGCCGATGCCACCGGCATCGCCCAGTTCCTGCAGGCCGTGGGCGAGCTCACCCGCGCTGAAGCTGATGCGTCGGCGGTGCCGTCCATCACGCCGGTCAGGGACGGCCGCGCGGCGTCCCTTCCTCTGCTCTCGGCGCCGGTGGTCGCCGCGAAGCAGTCGCTGATGCTGGACCTCGGCGGCCAGGGCCTCATCTACCTAGACACCGTCGTCCCGATGAAGCTCATCGACCGCATCAAGTCCGACTATAAGGCCGCCCATTCCGGGTACTGCACAACGTTCGAGGCGACGGCCGCCGTGCTGTGGCGGTGCCGCACACGCGCGATCATCGGCGACGACCCCGACGGCTATGACATGTCCACGCCGGCGCCGCTGGCCTTCTTCGTGAACGTGCGCAAGCACGTAGGCACGGCGGCGGGGTATTATGGAAACTGCGCGGTCGCGCAGCTGGCGTTCGCGACGACCGGAGAGGTGGCCGGCGCAGGGGACGAGGGCATGAACGGCTTGGTGGACCTGATTAAGCGCGCCAAGGACGGGGTCCCGGAGCTGCTGAGAggcatgagagccggcggcagcGCGGTGGACGGGATGGGGGAGGAGGAGATAGCAGCGGCGTTCGGGTACAACGCGCTGATGGTGACGTGCTGGCGGACCATCAGGTTCGACGACGCCGACTTtggcggcggcgggccggcgAGGGTGGTGGGGCGTTGGCAGCAGACGACGCTGCCGTGCGTGGCGTTAGTGTCCTGCGGGGCCACGGGCGAGAGGCTGCTGACGCAGTGCGTCAGGGCGGAGCACGCCGCCGCGTTGCTCGCCGAGCTGGACCAGCGCACACGCCTGGCCTGA